A window from Chiroxiphia lanceolata isolate bChiLan1 chromosome 3, bChiLan1.pri, whole genome shotgun sequence encodes these proteins:
- the EIF2B4 gene encoding translation initiation factor eIF-2B subunit delta isoform X1, producing the protein MTSREPGGAASGRQGALRARAMAEREGAGPEGAAPVPAGPQMSRAGAGAELGPPDGVCPQAPELSREEKLQLRKEKKQQKKKKRNEKGPSAEPAELGPPPEPGQPPVATHLVSPPALADGPSDGSKPAAGKSKAELRAERRAKQEAERAQKQARKAELSQAATAAKPRPSPTEPQSMVKRLPEHMQVDDPAAQRKLAKKLERQQVPLRQDYGTKVNLFSHLHQYSRKKPLTQQMSIPSTVIHPAVVRLGLQYSQGIINGSNARCIALLEVFKQLIRDYSTPPNEELSRDLVAKLKPHISFLNQCRPLSASMGNAIKFLKKEISCLPDTLREEEAKEKLQDTIDKYLREKIVLAAEAISRSAFEKINDHDVILVYGCSSLVNRTLCDAHAKKGRAFRVVVVDSRPRLEGRETLRRLVRKGIHCTYVMINAISYVLPEVSKVLLGAHALLANGSVMSRVGTSQIALVSKAYNVPVLVCCETYKFCERVQTDSFVSNELDDPDDLIVLRKGQAQLGGWAENKSLRLLNLVYDVTPPDLVDLVITDLGMIPCTSVPVVLRVKNVDQ; encoded by the exons ATGACGTCACGGGAGCCAGGCGGAGCAGCCTccggccggcagggggcgctgcgGGCGCGCGCCATGGCGGAGCGGGAGG GTGCGGGCCCCGAGGGAGCCGCGCCAGTGCCGGCGGGACCGCAGATgagccgggccggggccggtgCGGAGCTGGGGCCGCCTGACGGTGTGTGCCCGCAGGCCCCGGAGCTCTCCCgagaggagaagctgcagctgcggaaagagaagaagcagcagaagaagaaaaagaggaatgaGAAGGGGCCGTCGGCCGAGCCCGCGGAGCTGGGGCCGCCCCCCGAGCCGGGGCAGCCGCCGG TAGCCACTCACCTCGTGTCCCCTCCGGCCTTGGCCGATGGCCCCAGCGACGGCAGCAAGCCCGCGGCAGGCAAGAGCAAAGCGGAGCTGCGAGCAGAGCGCCGGGCCAAGCAGGAGGCTGAGCGGGCCCAGAAGCAGGccaggaaggcagagctgagccaggcaGCCACTGCAGCCAAGCCCCGGCCAAGCCCCACCGAGCCCCAGTCCA TGGTGAAGCGGCTGCCGGAGCACATGCAGGTGGATGACCCCGCTGCCCAGAGGAAACTGGCCAAGAAGCTGGAGCGGCAGCAG GTACCTCTGAGGCAGGACTATGGCACCAAAGTCAACCTGTTCTCCCACCTGCACCAGTACAGCAGGAAGAAGCCACTGACGCAGCAGATGAG catcccctcCACGGTGATCCACCCAGCAGTGGTGCGCCTCGGTCTCCAGTACTCCCAGGGCATCATCAACGGCTCCAATGCCCGTTGCATCGCGCTGCTGGAAGTCTTCAAACAG CTGATCCGAGATTACTCTACTCCCCCCAACGAGGAGCTGTCTCGGGACTTGGTGGCAAAGCTGAAGCCACATATCAG TTTCCTGAACCAGTGCCGGCCGCTCTCGGCCAGCATGGGCAACGCCATCAAGTTCCTCAAGAAGGAGATCTCGTGCCTGCCTGACACCCTGCGAGAGGAGGAG GcaaaggagaagctgcaggacACAATTGACAAATACCTGCGGGAGAAGATTGTCCTGGCAGCTGAAGCCATCTCAAGGTCTGCCTTTGAGAAGATCAATGACCATGACGTGATCCTGGTGTATGGATG CTCCTCCCTGGTGAACCGCACGCTGTGCGACGCCCACGCGAAGAAGGGCCGCGCGTTCCGCGTGGTCGTGGTGGACAGCCGGCCACGCCTGGAGGGCCGGGAGACGCTGCGCCGGCTGGTGCGCAAGGGCATCCACTGCACCTACGTGATGATCAACGCCATCTCCTACGTGCTGCCTGAG gtgtccaaagtgctgctgggagcccaCGCGCTCCTGGCCAACGGCTCTGTCATGTCCCGGGTGGGGACATCACAGATCGCGCTGGTCTCCAAGGCCTACAATGTGCCCGTCCTGGTCTGCTGTGAGACCTACAAGTTCTGTGAGCGAGTGCAGACAGACTCTTTTGTCTCCAATGAGCTGG ATGACCCCGATGACCTGATCGTGCTCCGGAAGGGCCAGGCCCAGCTGGGGGGCTGGGCAGAGAACAAGTCCCTGCGTCTCCTCAACCTGGTCTATGACGTGACGCCCCCAGACCTGGTGGATCTGGTCATCACAGACTTGGGCATGATCCCCTGCACCTCGGTGCCTGTGGTCCTGCGTGTCAAGAATGTGGATCAATAA
- the EIF2B4 gene encoding translation initiation factor eIF-2B subunit delta isoform X2 has product MTSREPGGAASGRQGALRARAMAEREGAGPEGAAPVPAGPQMSRAGAGAELGPPDGVCPQAPELSREEKLQLRKEKKQQKKKKRNEKGPSAEPAELGPPPEPGQPPATHLVSPPALADGPSDGSKPAAGKSKAELRAERRAKQEAERAQKQARKAELSQAATAAKPRPSPTEPQSMVKRLPEHMQVDDPAAQRKLAKKLERQQVPLRQDYGTKVNLFSHLHQYSRKKPLTQQMSIPSTVIHPAVVRLGLQYSQGIINGSNARCIALLEVFKQLIRDYSTPPNEELSRDLVAKLKPHISFLNQCRPLSASMGNAIKFLKKEISCLPDTLREEEAKEKLQDTIDKYLREKIVLAAEAISRSAFEKINDHDVILVYGCSSLVNRTLCDAHAKKGRAFRVVVVDSRPRLEGRETLRRLVRKGIHCTYVMINAISYVLPEVSKVLLGAHALLANGSVMSRVGTSQIALVSKAYNVPVLVCCETYKFCERVQTDSFVSNELDDPDDLIVLRKGQAQLGGWAENKSLRLLNLVYDVTPPDLVDLVITDLGMIPCTSVPVVLRVKNVDQ; this is encoded by the exons ATGACGTCACGGGAGCCAGGCGGAGCAGCCTccggccggcagggggcgctgcgGGCGCGCGCCATGGCGGAGCGGGAGG GTGCGGGCCCCGAGGGAGCCGCGCCAGTGCCGGCGGGACCGCAGATgagccgggccggggccggtgCGGAGCTGGGGCCGCCTGACGGTGTGTGCCCGCAGGCCCCGGAGCTCTCCCgagaggagaagctgcagctgcggaaagagaagaagcagcagaagaagaaaaagaggaatgaGAAGGGGCCGTCGGCCGAGCCCGCGGAGCTGGGGCCGCCCCCCGAGCCGGGGCAGCCGCCGG CCACTCACCTCGTGTCCCCTCCGGCCTTGGCCGATGGCCCCAGCGACGGCAGCAAGCCCGCGGCAGGCAAGAGCAAAGCGGAGCTGCGAGCAGAGCGCCGGGCCAAGCAGGAGGCTGAGCGGGCCCAGAAGCAGGccaggaaggcagagctgagccaggcaGCCACTGCAGCCAAGCCCCGGCCAAGCCCCACCGAGCCCCAGTCCA TGGTGAAGCGGCTGCCGGAGCACATGCAGGTGGATGACCCCGCTGCCCAGAGGAAACTGGCCAAGAAGCTGGAGCGGCAGCAG GTACCTCTGAGGCAGGACTATGGCACCAAAGTCAACCTGTTCTCCCACCTGCACCAGTACAGCAGGAAGAAGCCACTGACGCAGCAGATGAG catcccctcCACGGTGATCCACCCAGCAGTGGTGCGCCTCGGTCTCCAGTACTCCCAGGGCATCATCAACGGCTCCAATGCCCGTTGCATCGCGCTGCTGGAAGTCTTCAAACAG CTGATCCGAGATTACTCTACTCCCCCCAACGAGGAGCTGTCTCGGGACTTGGTGGCAAAGCTGAAGCCACATATCAG TTTCCTGAACCAGTGCCGGCCGCTCTCGGCCAGCATGGGCAACGCCATCAAGTTCCTCAAGAAGGAGATCTCGTGCCTGCCTGACACCCTGCGAGAGGAGGAG GcaaaggagaagctgcaggacACAATTGACAAATACCTGCGGGAGAAGATTGTCCTGGCAGCTGAAGCCATCTCAAGGTCTGCCTTTGAGAAGATCAATGACCATGACGTGATCCTGGTGTATGGATG CTCCTCCCTGGTGAACCGCACGCTGTGCGACGCCCACGCGAAGAAGGGCCGCGCGTTCCGCGTGGTCGTGGTGGACAGCCGGCCACGCCTGGAGGGCCGGGAGACGCTGCGCCGGCTGGTGCGCAAGGGCATCCACTGCACCTACGTGATGATCAACGCCATCTCCTACGTGCTGCCTGAG gtgtccaaagtgctgctgggagcccaCGCGCTCCTGGCCAACGGCTCTGTCATGTCCCGGGTGGGGACATCACAGATCGCGCTGGTCTCCAAGGCCTACAATGTGCCCGTCCTGGTCTGCTGTGAGACCTACAAGTTCTGTGAGCGAGTGCAGACAGACTCTTTTGTCTCCAATGAGCTGG ATGACCCCGATGACCTGATCGTGCTCCGGAAGGGCCAGGCCCAGCTGGGGGGCTGGGCAGAGAACAAGTCCCTGCGTCTCCTCAACCTGGTCTATGACGTGACGCCCCCAGACCTGGTGGATCTGGTCATCACAGACTTGGGCATGATCCCCTGCACCTCGGTGCCTGTGGTCCTGCGTGTCAAGAATGTGGATCAATAA
- the EIF2B4 gene encoding translation initiation factor eIF-2B subunit delta isoform X3, with amino-acid sequence MTSREPGGAASGRQGALRARAMAEREGECGTGSGAPGLGPAPLTLPSFQAPELSREEKLQLRKEKKQQKKKKRNEKGPSAEPAELGPPPEPGQPPVATHLVSPPALADGPSDGSKPAAGKSKAELRAERRAKQEAERAQKQARKAELSQAATAAKPRPSPTEPQSMVKRLPEHMQVDDPAAQRKLAKKLERQQVPLRQDYGTKVNLFSHLHQYSRKKPLTQQMSIPSTVIHPAVVRLGLQYSQGIINGSNARCIALLEVFKQLIRDYSTPPNEELSRDLVAKLKPHISFLNQCRPLSASMGNAIKFLKKEISCLPDTLREEEAKEKLQDTIDKYLREKIVLAAEAISRSAFEKINDHDVILVYGCSSLVNRTLCDAHAKKGRAFRVVVVDSRPRLEGRETLRRLVRKGIHCTYVMINAISYVLPEVSKVLLGAHALLANGSVMSRVGTSQIALVSKAYNVPVLVCCETYKFCERVQTDSFVSNELDDPDDLIVLRKGQAQLGGWAENKSLRLLNLVYDVTPPDLVDLVITDLGMIPCTSVPVVLRVKNVDQ; translated from the exons ATGACGTCACGGGAGCCAGGCGGAGCAGCCTccggccggcagggggcgctgcgGGCGCGCGCCATGGCGGAGCGGGAGGGTGAGTGCGGGACGGGATCCGGGGCACCGGGGCTGGGACCCGCACCGCTCACGCTGCCCTCCTTCCAG GCCCCGGAGCTCTCCCgagaggagaagctgcagctgcggaaagagaagaagcagcagaagaagaaaaagaggaatgaGAAGGGGCCGTCGGCCGAGCCCGCGGAGCTGGGGCCGCCCCCCGAGCCGGGGCAGCCGCCGG TAGCCACTCACCTCGTGTCCCCTCCGGCCTTGGCCGATGGCCCCAGCGACGGCAGCAAGCCCGCGGCAGGCAAGAGCAAAGCGGAGCTGCGAGCAGAGCGCCGGGCCAAGCAGGAGGCTGAGCGGGCCCAGAAGCAGGccaggaaggcagagctgagccaggcaGCCACTGCAGCCAAGCCCCGGCCAAGCCCCACCGAGCCCCAGTCCA TGGTGAAGCGGCTGCCGGAGCACATGCAGGTGGATGACCCCGCTGCCCAGAGGAAACTGGCCAAGAAGCTGGAGCGGCAGCAG GTACCTCTGAGGCAGGACTATGGCACCAAAGTCAACCTGTTCTCCCACCTGCACCAGTACAGCAGGAAGAAGCCACTGACGCAGCAGATGAG catcccctcCACGGTGATCCACCCAGCAGTGGTGCGCCTCGGTCTCCAGTACTCCCAGGGCATCATCAACGGCTCCAATGCCCGTTGCATCGCGCTGCTGGAAGTCTTCAAACAG CTGATCCGAGATTACTCTACTCCCCCCAACGAGGAGCTGTCTCGGGACTTGGTGGCAAAGCTGAAGCCACATATCAG TTTCCTGAACCAGTGCCGGCCGCTCTCGGCCAGCATGGGCAACGCCATCAAGTTCCTCAAGAAGGAGATCTCGTGCCTGCCTGACACCCTGCGAGAGGAGGAG GcaaaggagaagctgcaggacACAATTGACAAATACCTGCGGGAGAAGATTGTCCTGGCAGCTGAAGCCATCTCAAGGTCTGCCTTTGAGAAGATCAATGACCATGACGTGATCCTGGTGTATGGATG CTCCTCCCTGGTGAACCGCACGCTGTGCGACGCCCACGCGAAGAAGGGCCGCGCGTTCCGCGTGGTCGTGGTGGACAGCCGGCCACGCCTGGAGGGCCGGGAGACGCTGCGCCGGCTGGTGCGCAAGGGCATCCACTGCACCTACGTGATGATCAACGCCATCTCCTACGTGCTGCCTGAG gtgtccaaagtgctgctgggagcccaCGCGCTCCTGGCCAACGGCTCTGTCATGTCCCGGGTGGGGACATCACAGATCGCGCTGGTCTCCAAGGCCTACAATGTGCCCGTCCTGGTCTGCTGTGAGACCTACAAGTTCTGTGAGCGAGTGCAGACAGACTCTTTTGTCTCCAATGAGCTGG ATGACCCCGATGACCTGATCGTGCTCCGGAAGGGCCAGGCCCAGCTGGGGGGCTGGGCAGAGAACAAGTCCCTGCGTCTCCTCAACCTGGTCTATGACGTGACGCCCCCAGACCTGGTGGATCTGGTCATCACAGACTTGGGCATGATCCCCTGCACCTCGGTGCCTGTGGTCCTGCGTGTCAAGAATGTGGATCAATAA